A genomic segment from Bryobacteraceae bacterium encodes:
- a CDS encoding transcriptional repressor: MKQELLSHRMERFRERCAAAGLTVTHQRAVIYETLCAASSHPTPEAVYEAVREKIPAISLATVYKSIRTFLDVGVLREVNLLHDTQRLDANLAPHHHLVCERCRGVVDVSEDTLAPLEVRGRLPGKFRARQFRVEILGLCAQCSSLNDS, from the coding sequence ATGAAGCAGGAATTGCTCTCCCACCGTATGGAGCGATTCCGGGAGCGTTGCGCCGCGGCCGGGCTGACCGTCACGCATCAGCGTGCGGTCATCTACGAAACGTTGTGCGCGGCCTCCTCGCATCCCACTCCGGAAGCCGTGTACGAGGCGGTCCGGGAGAAGATTCCCGCCATCTCGCTCGCCACCGTCTACAAGTCGATCCGGACGTTTCTCGACGTCGGTGTGTTGCGGGAGGTGAACCTCCTGCACGATACGCAGCGGCTCGACGCGAATCTCGCCCCGCACCATCACTTGGTTTGCGAACGGTGCCGCGGCGTAGTGGATGTTTCGGAGGATACATTGGCGCCGCTCGAGGTTCGCGGGCGGTTGCCCGGCAAGTTTCGCGCCCGGCAGTTTCGGGTGGAGATCCTGGGTCTGTGCGCCCAGTGCTCGAGTTTGAATGATTCGTAG